In one window of Falsibacillus pallidus DNA:
- the perR gene encoding peroxide-responsive transcriptional repressor PerR: MTVSHDQLTEALDTLKQTGVRITPQRHAILEYLISSMSHPTADDIYKALEGKFPNMSVATVYNNLRVFREVGLVKELTYGDSSSRFDFVTTDHYHVICESCGKIVDFHYPGLDEVEHLASHVTGFKVGAHRMEIYGTCPDCSKKDAH; encoded by the coding sequence ATGACCGTGTCCCATGATCAGCTCACAGAAGCATTGGATACTTTAAAACAAACAGGGGTGCGAATCACGCCTCAACGTCATGCAATACTTGAATATTTAATTAGCTCCATGTCACACCCGACGGCCGATGATATCTACAAGGCCCTCGAAGGGAAATTCCCAAACATGAGTGTGGCGACTGTATATAATAATTTGCGAGTATTTCGTGAGGTTGGCCTGGTCAAAGAATTGACTTATGGGGATTCTTCCAGCCGATTCGATTTCGTCACTACCGACCATTACCATGTCATCTGCGAGTCGTGCGGCAAAATCGTGGATTTCCATTACCCTGGACTGGATGAAGTTGAACATTTAGCTTCGCACGTCACAGGATTCAAAGTCGGTGCACACCGGATGGAGATTTATGGTACATGTCCGGACTGCAGCAAAAAAGACGCTCATTAA